In Nocardioides jishulii, the DNA window ACCAGTCGATCGAGGAGTTCATCGGGCCTGGCGGCAGGTTCTACGAGCAGTCGATGCTGGCCCACCGTCTGCTGAACGAGATCCCGGGCGTCTCGAACGTGAAGCCCCGTGGTGCTCTCTACTGCTTCCCGCGCCTCGACCCCGAGGTCTACCAGATCGAGAACGACGAGGACTTCGTCATCGACCTGCTGCGCGCCAAGAAGATCCTGGTCACCCACGGCAGCGGCTTCAACTGGCCCGCGCCGGACCACTTCCGACTGGTGACGCTGCCCGACGCCGAGATCCTCGAAGAGGCCATCGGTCGCATCGCGGAGTTCCTCGCCACCCGTCGCTGAGTCCGCCTGCTCTAGGCTTCGGGACGTCCACCGTCTCGACTGCCAGGAGCTCCGTGCGCCATGCGTGACATCACCTATCCCCCGGTCATCGCGACCTGCAAGACCTTGTTCAAGGTCTTGGGTCAGAAGATCACCATCACGGGGGCCGAGAACATCCCGCGCACCGGTGGCGCCCTGATGGCCTTCAACCACATCGGGTACGTCGACTTCGTGTACGGCGGTCTCGCTGCCCAGCCGGCCGGCGGTCGGGTGGTGCGCTTCATGGCGAAGAAGGAGGTCTTCGACCATCCTGTCGGCGGACCGATCATGCGGTCGCTGCACCACATCCCCGTCGACCGCGGTGATGGCGTCGCCTCCTTCCGCCAGGCCGTCGACTACCTGAAGAAGGGTGAGCTCGTCGGCATCTTCCCGGAGGCAACCATCTCGAGGGCGATGGAGCTCAAGGAGTTCAAGAACGGTGCCGTACGCATCGCCGCCACCGCCGGCGTCCCCGTCATCCCGGTCGTGCTGTGGGGCACCCAGCTCATGATGACCAAGGATCACCCCAAGGACTTCACGCGCGGCAAGCACATCACCATCCGAGTGGGTGAGCCACTCATGTTCACCGGCGAAGACGCAAACGCCGACAACGCCGAGCTGCACCGCGTCATGAGCGAGATGCTGGAGGAGGTCATCGCGGCCTACCCCGCCGACCAGCAGCCTCCCGGCTCATGGTGGGTGCCGGCGCGGCTCGGTGGCAGCGCGCCCACCCTGGAGCGTGCCGCGGAGATGGACGCCGAGGAGAAGCGTGAACGCGCGCGTCGCCGGGCCGAGAAGCGGGCAGCCGCCGCGGCCAAGAAGGCGGGCAAGACCTCGAAGTAGACGACTGTTTCACGTGAAA includes these proteins:
- a CDS encoding lysophospholipid acyltransferase family protein, whose product is MRDITYPPVIATCKTLFKVLGQKITITGAENIPRTGGALMAFNHIGYVDFVYGGLAAQPAGGRVVRFMAKKEVFDHPVGGPIMRSLHHIPVDRGDGVASFRQAVDYLKKGELVGIFPEATISRAMELKEFKNGAVRIAATAGVPVIPVVLWGTQLMMTKDHPKDFTRGKHITIRVGEPLMFTGEDANADNAELHRVMSEMLEEVIAAYPADQQPPGSWWVPARLGGSAPTLERAAEMDAEEKRERARRRAEKRAAAAAKKAGKTSK